A window of the Serratia sarumanii genome harbors these coding sequences:
- a CDS encoding LysR family transcriptional regulator translates to MPVNFDLNDLYAFRALVEYGNFRLAAESICLSQSALSRRIEKLENALGSKLFDRTTRRVTLTLYGQAFAERSDQLLMNVEAVLADIDKVSQERTGLVTVATVPSAAYYFMPDVIRRFRLRYPRVRVKLIDGSAGNVIEAVTGGQADFGICFAGRLQPNLEFVPLVGDVYVAACRRDHPLAAKKSLTWREFYQQDYVSLDKTSGNRNLLDQRLEHLVPERPSVCETRHVTTMLGMVEAGIGIAAVPAMSMPASEHSVLTSVPLVEPVVKRTVGLIRRGGRMQSFVAAELEKLITERYHSA, encoded by the coding sequence ATGCCCGTGAATTTTGATCTCAACGATCTTTATGCCTTCCGCGCGCTGGTGGAGTACGGCAATTTTCGGCTGGCAGCAGAATCCATCTGCCTGTCGCAGTCGGCCCTGAGCCGCAGGATTGAGAAGCTGGAAAACGCACTGGGCAGCAAACTGTTCGATCGTACTACCCGGCGCGTGACGCTGACGCTGTACGGGCAGGCGTTTGCCGAGCGTTCGGATCAGCTGCTGATGAATGTCGAAGCGGTGTTGGCCGATATCGATAAGGTCAGCCAGGAGCGTACCGGGCTGGTCACCGTCGCCACGGTGCCGTCGGCGGCCTACTATTTCATGCCCGACGTGATACGCCGTTTCCGGCTTCGCTATCCGCGCGTGCGCGTTAAGCTGATCGACGGCAGCGCGGGCAATGTGATTGAGGCGGTCACCGGCGGCCAGGCTGACTTCGGCATCTGCTTTGCCGGGCGGCTGCAGCCTAACCTTGAATTTGTGCCGTTGGTGGGGGACGTTTACGTGGCCGCTTGCCGGCGCGACCATCCGCTCGCCGCTAAAAAGAGCCTCACCTGGCGGGAATTTTATCAGCAGGATTACGTGTCGCTGGATAAAACCTCCGGCAATCGCAATCTGCTCGATCAGCGCCTGGAACACCTCGTGCCGGAGCGCCCCAGCGTATGCGAAACTCGCCATGTGACGACCATGCTGGGCATGGTTGAGGCGGGCATCGGCATTGCCGCCGTGCCCGCCATGTCGATGCCCGCTTCAGAGCATTCGGTGTTGACGTCGGTGCCGCTGGTCGAGCCGGTGGTGAAACGCACCGTGGGCCTGATCCGGCGCGGCGGCCGCATGCAGTCTTTCGTCGCCGCCGAGTTGGAAAAGCTGATTACTGAACGGTATCACTCTGCCTGA
- a CDS encoding diacylglycerol kinase, with protein MNASPPGRERLRPLINKLEINSRRVIYSRVIVAVLTRADCMPVEKKKGICRLTYSIRNSWAGFIDAVLTEDAFRQLLVINAILLVVTFGLDITNIERLLLIACSFLLLVVELLNTAIETVVDRISLELHPLSKRAKDLGGAAQLVAVVMTIIIWGMVLLGR; from the coding sequence GTGAATGCATCGCCTCCGGGAAGAGAACGGTTAAGGCCTTTAATTAATAAACTCGAGATAAATTCACGCCGCGTGATTTATTCGCGAGTGATTGTGGCAGTATTGACGAGAGCTGATTGCATGCCTGTGGAAAAGAAAAAAGGAATATGCCGATTAACCTACAGCATAAGGAATTCCTGGGCCGGATTTATTGACGCCGTGCTTACCGAAGATGCGTTTCGCCAATTATTGGTTATTAACGCCATTTTACTGGTTGTTACATTTGGTTTAGATATTACAAATATAGAACGGCTGTTATTAATCGCCTGCAGTTTTCTGCTATTGGTGGTTGAGCTGCTTAATACGGCGATTGAAACCGTGGTCGATCGCATTTCGCTGGAATTACATCCGTTATCCAAACGCGCTAAAGATCTGGGCGGCGCTGCGCAGCTGGTGGCGGTGGTGATGACTATCATTATTTGGGGAATGGTGCTGCTGGGGCGATAA
- a CDS encoding acyl carrier protein has translation MLNRDAVMDYILTCLQGIVEGGVEIKPDSDLVNDLGLESIRVLDLLMMLEDELDISIPINILLDVRTPEQLLDALRPYLEKNHGTV, from the coding sequence ATGCTAAATCGCGATGCTGTAATGGATTATATCCTGACGTGTTTGCAAGGTATCGTCGAAGGCGGAGTGGAAATAAAACCTGATAGCGATCTCGTCAATGATCTTGGCCTGGAATCCATCAGAGTCCTGGATCTGCTGATGATGCTGGAAGATGAATTAGATATCTCCATTCCTATCAATATATTGCTTGATGTCAGAACGCCTGAGCAACTGCTTGACGCGCTGCGCCCTTATCTGGAGAAAAACCATGGGACTGTATGA
- a CDS encoding fatty acyl-AMP ligase encodes MSETSSVHSLPMRYADFPTLVDALDYAALGNTGMNFYDRRNQLVTVLEYRTLQQKAISGARRLLSLKLKKGDRVALIAETSAGFVEAFFACQYAGLVAVPLAIPMGVGQRDSYTAKLKGLIASCNPAVIVSSEEWTPLIASATENTSALHILSDADFNALPEPEIALPAPSPDDIAYLQYTSGSTRFPRGVIITQRAAMANLNAISRDGIKLRAGDRCVSWLPFYHDMGLVGFLLTPVATQLSVDYLRTQDFAMRPMQWLKLIAKNRGTVSVAPPFGYDLCLRRSNAKELVDLDLSSWRVAGVGAEPIPAELLGQFGEHFSSINFDSKAFMPCYGLAENTLAVSFSDPCSGPQTNAVDRDILEYEGKAVAPGKKTRAVSTFVNCGRALPGHRIEIRSETGQPLPERQVGHITISGPSLMNGYFSDDESQQQIQVTGWMDTGDLGYLLDGYLYVTGRKKDLIIIRGRNIWPQDIEYVAESEPEIRSGDAIAFVTEEHDEAARIILQIQCRVSSEERREQIVRSLSARIQSEFGIAVDIELLPPHSIPRTSSGKPARAEAKKRWLSASLYPHMPQLAGFAQ; translated from the coding sequence ATGTCTGAAACAAGTTCCGTTCATTCTCTTCCCATGCGCTATGCGGACTTCCCCACCTTAGTGGACGCGTTGGATTACGCGGCACTGGGCAATACGGGAATGAATTTTTACGACCGTCGCAATCAACTCGTGACCGTTCTCGAATATCGCACGCTACAGCAAAAAGCGATCTCGGGCGCGCGGCGTTTATTGTCCCTGAAACTCAAGAAAGGCGATCGCGTGGCGCTGATCGCCGAAACCAGCGCGGGATTCGTCGAAGCCTTTTTCGCTTGCCAGTACGCCGGCCTGGTGGCGGTGCCGTTGGCGATCCCGATGGGCGTGGGCCAGCGCGACTCCTACACCGCCAAACTGAAAGGGCTGATCGCCAGCTGCAACCCCGCGGTGATCGTCAGCAGCGAAGAGTGGACGCCGCTGATCGCCTCAGCCACGGAAAACACCTCGGCGCTGCACATCCTCAGCGATGCGGATTTTAACGCCTTGCCGGAGCCGGAAATCGCGTTGCCCGCACCTTCGCCCGACGACATCGCCTATCTCCAATATACCTCGGGCAGCACCCGCTTTCCGCGCGGCGTGATCATTACCCAGCGGGCGGCGATGGCGAACCTGAACGCGATCAGCCGCGACGGGATCAAGCTGCGCGCGGGCGACCGCTGCGTTTCGTGGCTGCCCTTCTATCACGATATGGGCCTGGTCGGTTTCCTGCTAACGCCGGTGGCGACCCAGCTGTCCGTCGATTACCTGCGCACGCAAGATTTCGCCATGCGCCCGATGCAGTGGCTGAAACTGATCGCCAAAAATCGCGGCACGGTGTCCGTCGCCCCGCCGTTCGGCTACGATCTGTGCCTGCGCCGCAGCAACGCCAAAGAGCTGGTCGATCTGGATCTTTCCAGCTGGCGGGTCGCGGGCGTGGGCGCCGAGCCGATCCCGGCCGAGCTGCTCGGCCAGTTCGGCGAACACTTCAGCAGCATCAACTTCGACAGCAAAGCCTTCATGCCGTGCTACGGCCTGGCCGAGAACACCCTGGCGGTGAGTTTTTCCGATCCCTGCTCCGGCCCGCAAACCAACGCGGTCGACCGCGATATTTTGGAGTACGAGGGTAAAGCGGTCGCGCCCGGCAAGAAAACCCGCGCCGTCTCGACCTTCGTCAACTGCGGCCGAGCGCTGCCCGGCCACCGCATCGAGATCCGCAGCGAAACCGGGCAACCGCTGCCGGAACGCCAGGTCGGCCATATCACGATCTCCGGCCCCAGCCTGATGAACGGTTATTTCTCCGACGACGAGTCCCAGCAGCAAATTCAGGTGACCGGCTGGATGGATACCGGCGATCTGGGCTACCTGCTGGACGGCTATCTGTACGTCACCGGCCGCAAGAAGGATTTGATCATCATTCGCGGCCGCAATATCTGGCCGCAGGATATCGAGTACGTCGCGGAATCCGAACCGGAAATCCGTTCCGGCGATGCGATCGCCTTCGTAACCGAAGAGCACGACGAAGCGGCCAGGATCATTTTGCAAATCCAGTGCCGAGTCAGCTCGGAAGAACGCCGGGAACAAATCGTGCGTTCGCTGAGCGCCCGCATTCAAAGCGAGTTCGGCATCGCGGTGGACATCGAGCTGCTGCCGCCGCACAGCATTCCCCGCACGTCGTCGGGCAAACCCGCGCGCGCGGAGGCCAAAAAACGCTGGCTGAGCGCCTCGCTCTACCCGCACATGCCGCAGCTGGCCGGTTTCGCGCAATGA
- a CDS encoding NAD-dependent epimerase/dehydratase family protein yields the protein MSGTVAVTGATGFIGRHIVQELLAQGFNVRALTRRAGKAAADNLQWIPGALEDRPSLTELVRGAECVVHCAGQVRGHAEAVFTRCNVTGSLNLMQAAKQNGRCRRFLFMSSLAARHPALSWYAHSKQAAEQQLIAASGEIALGIFRPTAVYGPGDKELKPLFNGLLRGVLPRLGAPDARLSFLHVSDLAKAVSQWVQAEPAQPNIYELCDGVAEGYNWLRLRDIGAAVRHGPVRLVGIPLPLLKALADISVVWNRLVKQEPMLTRSKIRELTHHDWSASNHALSQQINWFPQVSLERALREGLF from the coding sequence ATGAGCGGCACGGTGGCAGTGACGGGCGCGACCGGTTTTATCGGCCGGCACATCGTCCAGGAACTGCTGGCGCAAGGGTTTAACGTGCGCGCCCTGACGCGGCGCGCGGGAAAAGCCGCCGCCGACAACCTGCAGTGGATCCCCGGCGCGCTGGAGGATCGGCCCTCGCTCACCGAGCTGGTGCGCGGCGCGGAGTGCGTCGTGCACTGTGCGGGCCAGGTGCGCGGGCACGCGGAAGCGGTGTTCACCCGCTGCAACGTCACCGGCAGCCTGAACCTGATGCAGGCGGCCAAACAGAACGGCCGCTGCCGTCGCTTCTTGTTCATGTCGTCGCTGGCGGCCCGCCATCCGGCGCTGTCCTGGTACGCCCATTCAAAACAGGCCGCCGAGCAGCAACTCATCGCCGCCAGCGGCGAGATCGCGCTGGGGATTTTCCGCCCGACGGCGGTTTACGGGCCCGGCGATAAAGAGCTGAAACCGCTGTTCAACGGCCTGCTGCGCGGCGTGCTGCCCCGGCTGGGCGCGCCTGACGCCAGGCTCTCTTTTCTGCACGTGAGCGATTTGGCCAAGGCGGTCAGCCAATGGGTGCAGGCTGAACCTGCGCAGCCGAATATTTACGAACTGTGCGACGGCGTGGCCGAAGGCTATAACTGGCTGCGCCTGCGGGACATCGGCGCCGCCGTGCGGCACGGGCCGGTGCGCCTGGTGGGCATTCCGCTGCCGCTGCTGAAAGCCCTGGCGGATATCAGCGTGGTGTGGAACCGCCTGGTCAAACAAGAGCCGATGCTGACGCGCAGCAAAATACGCGAATTAACCCATCACGACTGGTCCGCCAGTAATCACGCGCTGTCGCAACAGATTAATTGGTTTCCACAGGTAAGTTTGGAGCGCGCGCTGCGCGAAGGGCTGTTTTAA